A genomic region of Haliotis asinina isolate JCU_RB_2024 chromosome 1, JCU_Hal_asi_v2, whole genome shotgun sequence contains the following coding sequences:
- the LOC137286392 gene encoding cilia- and flagella-associated protein 91-like: MATQTQTLRGKSNVNPSRTHDYLYDNHYVLASERDHARATFKAHTSTDRVKRVPNFKTMFSELRHHPRFGMRLDVTDPVPKFISRQWRGYADQQREALIRYTTFNYDPSVQVSSKHFADAEVAGRNRYKFFKRPIIPFLQQVPPEVLLATSRQDPLAGPDQAQVERPPTPLVKTVETQTDYRDSEAQTDPYTPEYVVRPGEAPELLTLATLLYGRGLPAGLAEVEMIERARAKRAWEATLPPLSDTSQLEKRRRMMDEMETKEWALREQEIEKLQEARLEVLKKLLKQREENHQELNIKRLDKLWSKKQREKEHRVRKIRNEHIKMIRKLTGKREHVEGKLQRRDVIQDYSDFASQSYAPKTRVGIFIDRGSEQFVVKSRHLTTYQGLLELEASLPDFVMQPRVKAPKPKTVTKAGFIKRKYRQQRELMEMHESIKEAKNRGEEMAKPLRFLQKIEKPVPRPPTPSVEVPSEVDEERELATIFLQQVIRGRAIQNMMFEGKEKRMELIHELRSTHALQEAEQVVKKQEMQATIALQRQRRLHEHKESLVDEALSQVEGSSLGDMFDFLSKELTRLQEERRIHAFSMLAERQRRIREAEESGRRQVEERRRREEDEIFKQTVKVHQNSVDTFLEDIILGSIDNTADQQARQEIQEMAVTINDVAYEIEDKRSQLESEEIVADLVHCFLLPEVQKSTVREKVRRQQRKYLLAAHKEIHKEGEEIIDMNAKAVPSSAPRLLTAGQEEESTEAPVRDLDSRHSDTSVILPEKPKTV; encoded by the exons ATGGCAACTCAAACACAAACACTGCGTGGGAAATCTAATGTCAATCCATCCAGGACCCACGACTACCTGTATG ATAACCATTATGTGCTGGCTAGTGAGAGAGATCATGCCAGGGCAACATTTAAAGCCCACACAAGCACAGACAGGGTT AAACGTGTGCCCAACTTCAAGACGATGTTCAGCGAGCttcgtcatcacccaaggtttGGAATGCGCCTGGATGTAACAGACCCTGTGCCCAAGTTTATCTCCCGACAGTGGCGTGGCTATGCAGACCAGCAGCGGGAAGCTCTCATCAGATACACAAC GTTCAACTATGACCCGTCTGTGCAAGTTTCTTCAAAGCATTTTGCTGATGCTGAAGTTGCTGGCAGAAACAGATACAAATTCTTCAAGAG ACCGATCATCCCATTTCTGCAGCAAGTTCCTCCTGAAGTTCTGCTTGCCACATCAAG ACAAGATCCCTTGGCTGGCCCTGACCAGGCCCAGGTGGAGAGACCTCCAACGCCTCTGGTGAAGACCGTAGAGACACAGACTGATTATCGTGACTCTGAGGCACAGACTGACCCCTACACCCCTGAGTATGTGGTGAGACCCGGGGAGGCTCCTGAACTGCTCACCCTGGCCACATTGTTGTATG GTCGAGGTCTCCCAGCTGGTCTTGCTGAGGTCGAGATGATAGAACGAGCACGAGCTAAGAGAGCATGGGAGGCAACTCTACCACCCTTGAGCGATACATCTCAGCTAGAAAAGAGACGTCGCATGATGGATGAGATGGAAACAAAGGAATGGGCTCTGAGAGAACAGGAGATTGAAAA ACTGCAGGAGGCAAGGCTGGAGGTGCTGAAGAAACTGCTGAAACAACGAGAGGAGAATCACCAGGAACTCAACATCAAGAGACTTGATAAACTCTG GTCGAAGAAACAGAGAGAGAAGGAACACCGTGTACGGAAAATCAGGAATGAGCACATCAAAA TGATCAGGAAACTCACTGGTAAACGTGAACATGTTGAGGGGAAACTTCAGCGTCGTGACGTCATTCAAGACTACTCTGACTTTGCATCTCAGAGCTATGCCCCCAAGACACGAGTTGGCATCTTCATTGATCGTGGGTCGGAACAGTTTGTTGTTAAGAGCAGGCATCTTACCACATACCAAG GGTTGTTGGAGTTGGAGGCGTCCCTGCCTGACTTCGTGATGCAGCCAAGGGTGAAGGCCCCCAAACCCAAGACAGTCACCAAGGCTGGCTTTATCAAGCGCAAGTACCGCCAGCAAAGGGAGTTGATGGAGATGCATGAG TCCATCAAAGAGGCCAAGAACCGAGGGGAGGAGATGGCCAAACCCCTGCGATTCCTCCAGAAGATTGAGAAGCCAGTACCTCGCCCACCCACACCTTCAGTTGAGGTGCCATCAGAG GTGGATGAGGAAAGGGAGCTGGCCACCATCTTCCTCCAGCAGGTCATCCGAGGCCGAGCCATCCAGAACATG ATGTTCGAGGGCAAGGAGAAGAGGATGGAGCTGATCCATGAGTTGCGGTCCACACATGCCCTGCAGGAGGCTGAACAGGTTGTCAAGAAACAGGAGATGCAGGCCACCATTGCTCTCCAGCGACAGAGGCGGCTTCATGAACACAAG GAATCTCTTGTGGATGAGGCACTCAGCCAGGTTGAGGGTTCCAGCCTGGGGGACATGTTTGACTTCCTCAGCAAGGAGCTGACACGCCTGCAGGAGGAGAGGCGGATCCATGCCTTCTCCATGTTAGCTGAGAGACAGCGGCGCATCCGGGAGGCGGAGGAGAGTGGGAGGAGACAGGTAGAGGAGAGGAGGAGACGAGAAGAAGATGAGATCTTTAAACAG ACAGTGAAGGTTCATCAGAACTCGGTGGACACCTTCCTGGAGGATATCATCCTTGGCTCCATTGACAACACTGCAGACCAGCAGGCCCGGCAGGAGATCCAGGAGATGGCCGTCACCATCAATGATGTGGCATATGAAATTGAGGATAA aCGGTCACAGCTGGAGTCAGAGGAGATTGTAGCTGACCTTGTACACTGTTTCCTCCTTCCAGAGGTGCAGAAGTCAACCGTCAGAGAGAAAG TGAGGAGACAACAGAGGAAGTATCTGCTGGCTGCCCACAAAGAAATCCACAAGGAAGGGGAGGAGATCATTGACATGAATGCCAAGGCTGTGCCTTCCTCTGCCCCACGACTCTTGACTGCTGGGCAGGAGGAAGAGTCCACTGAAGCCCCTGTCAGAGATCTGGACAGTCGTCATAGCGACACAAGTGTCATTCTCCCCGAAAAACCCAAAACAGTGTAA